The Ignavibacteriales bacterium genome has a window encoding:
- a CDS encoding FAD-dependent oxidoreductase, with product MKYKYLIIGGGMTAAAAVDGIREADPSGSIGLISAETDPPYKRPPLSKALWKGDSLDTIWRDTGKKTVEFHLGQVVNEIDPGQKRVICANGEVFSYEKLLLATGVRPRRLEFDDESILYFRTLTDYRNLRALAETGKRFAVIGGGFIGSEIAAALSMNGKHVTMIFPGEGIGERIFPHDLSQFLNQFYKQKGIEVFSGEKILGLQKNNNELTVKTNHQDIKVEGIVAGIGSLPNIELAQVAKIETRDGILVDEFLQTNQKDISAAGDVTFFYNPSLKKHIRVEHEDNANTMGRLAGRNMAGMAEPYHHLPFFYSDMFELGYEAVGDLDSSLETYSDWKKPYTEGVVYYLKNGQVRGVLLWNVWNQVEAARALIAELGPFKTADIKGRLK from the coding sequence ATGAAATACAAATACTTGATTATTGGCGGCGGTATGACTGCAGCTGCTGCAGTGGATGGAATACGCGAGGCAGACCCGTCCGGCAGCATCGGTTTGATTAGTGCTGAAACCGATCCTCCATACAAACGCCCTCCTCTCTCGAAGGCGCTCTGGAAAGGCGACTCACTTGATACTATCTGGAGAGATACCGGAAAGAAAACTGTAGAATTTCATCTCGGCCAGGTTGTCAACGAAATCGATCCCGGGCAGAAGCGGGTTATCTGCGCAAATGGAGAAGTATTTTCATATGAGAAACTCTTGCTTGCAACAGGCGTCCGGCCGAGACGGCTTGAATTCGATGATGAATCGATACTGTACTTTCGTACATTAACGGACTATCGAAATCTTCGAGCACTCGCTGAAACTGGAAAACGATTCGCTGTGATCGGAGGCGGATTCATCGGTTCAGAAATCGCGGCGGCTCTCTCGATGAATGGGAAACACGTAACAATGATTTTTCCCGGAGAAGGTATCGGAGAGCGTATATTCCCCCATGATCTCTCCCAATTTCTCAATCAATTTTATAAACAGAAAGGCATTGAGGTGTTCTCCGGTGAGAAAATACTCGGTCTGCAAAAGAATAATAATGAATTAACAGTGAAAACTAATCATCAAGATATCAAGGTAGAAGGTATTGTTGCAGGAATCGGTTCTCTCCCAAACATCGAACTTGCCCAAGTTGCTAAAATTGAGACGAGAGATGGAATCCTCGTGGATGAATTTCTACAAACCAATCAAAAGGACATCTCTGCAGCCGGTGATGTTACCTTTTTTTATAATCCTTCACTCAAGAAACATATCAGAGTTGAACACGAAGATAACGCAAATACTATGGGACGTTTAGCGGGCAGAAATATGGCAGGAATGGCAGAGCCTTACCACCACCTGCCGTTCTTTTACTCCGATATGTTTGAGCTAGGGTACGAGGCAGTCGGTGACTTAGATTCAAGCTTAGAAACATACTCCGACTGGAAGAAACCGTATACAGAAGGCGTGGTTTACTATCTCAAGAATGGTCAAGTACGAGGTGTCTTACTCTGGAATGTATGGAACCAGGTAGAAGCCGCACGTGCTTTGATTGCAGAACTCGGTCCGTTTAAGACCGCGGATATTAAAGGTCGGTTGAAGTAA
- a CDS encoding RpiB/LacA/LacB family sugar-phosphate isomerase: MGIASDHAGFALKKQMKKSLAKLRHTIVNFGPSTLSPKDDYPDFVVPLARAVAGGRVQRGIAICGNGVGACIAANKVKGVRAALISDYFSAHQGVEDDDMNVICFGAQVINYSLAWDLTRAFLGARFIKNKNHQRRLTKVAALEQIPKMTRTRHSS; this comes from the coding sequence ATGGGAATTGCTTCGGACCACGCTGGATTTGCGTTGAAGAAACAGATGAAGAAATCGCTGGCAAAACTAAGGCACACGATTGTGAATTTTGGTCCGTCTACTCTCTCTCCGAAAGATGACTATCCGGATTTCGTTGTGCCGCTTGCACGAGCTGTTGCTGGCGGCAGGGTTCAGCGCGGTATTGCGATTTGTGGAAACGGAGTCGGTGCGTGTATCGCAGCAAACAAAGTGAAAGGCGTACGGGCGGCATTAATCTCCGATTACTTTTCTGCGCACCAGGGCGTTGAAGACGACGACATGAATGTGATCTGTTTCGGAGCACAAGTCATTAATTATTCGCTCGCATGGGATTTGACACGGGCATTCCTGGGTGCCAGGTTCATCAAAAATAAAAACCATCAACGCCGGCTGACCAAGGTCGCAGCGCTGGAACAGATTCCAAAAATGACCCGCACGAGGCACTCATCATGA
- a CDS encoding peptidoglycan DD-metalloendopeptidase family protein translates to MKYYKIAPIFFGLFILLFSSCNKESPAGPVIPESKATFIDKGREYTNLFYNNNLDVLRSHFSETMKNQISLAALETLYAQVSDQMGSEKSLSYETIDSVISKWTMYNRIATFNKISDSIYIQWALDDSFVIGGLHIGLLRYPGPNANYATKATLSLPFEGEWTVFWGGRTAYQNYHTISANQYFAYDFLMIQNRISFSGNGQLNEQYFCFDKSVLAPAAGRIIAVENNINDNVPGTMNSSQPFGNYIIIDHGGNEFSVFAHFKKGTVIVNPGDSVVSGQILGKSGNSGNSSEPHIHYQLQDSRTLNQGLGLPAQFQNYRANGQIIARGEPVQGQKISRNVP, encoded by the coding sequence ATGAAATATTATAAAATCGCTCCTATTTTCTTTGGCCTTTTTATACTGCTGTTTTCTTCGTGCAATAAAGAAAGCCCAGCTGGGCCGGTAATACCGGAGTCCAAAGCAACCTTTATTGATAAAGGTAGAGAGTATACAAATCTTTTTTACAATAATAATTTAGATGTCTTGAGAAGTCATTTCTCTGAAACGATGAAAAATCAGATAAGTTTGGCTGCATTAGAAACGTTATATGCCCAGGTGAGCGATCAAATGGGATCGGAGAAGAGCCTGTCTTATGAAACGATAGATTCAGTTATTTCAAAATGGACAATGTATAATCGGATCGCGACGTTCAATAAAATTTCAGATTCGATCTATATTCAATGGGCGTTGGACGATTCGTTTGTCATTGGTGGTCTCCATATAGGGCTATTGCGATACCCGGGTCCAAATGCAAACTATGCTACCAAGGCAACTCTTTCTTTACCATTTGAAGGTGAGTGGACTGTGTTTTGGGGCGGTCGTACTGCTTACCAAAACTACCACACGATTTCTGCCAATCAATACTTTGCGTACGATTTTTTAATGATTCAAAACAGAATTTCCTTTTCCGGGAACGGACAATTGAACGAACAATATTTCTGTTTTGACAAATCAGTTCTGGCACCTGCCGCAGGCCGTATCATAGCGGTGGAAAACAATATTAATGATAATGTGCCTGGAACGATGAATTCAAGTCAGCCCTTTGGCAATTATATTATTATCGATCATGGCGGAAATGAATTTTCCGTGTTCGCTCATTTCAAAAAAGGCACTGTCATTGTGAATCCCGGAGACTCAGTTGTATCAGGTCAGATACTTGGTAAAAGCGGTAATAGTGGTAATTCAAGCGAGCCGCATATTCATTACCAGCTTCAGGATTCACGTACTCTGAACCAGGGGTTGGGTCTGCCCGCGCAATTTCAGAATTATCGTGCTAACGGACAAATCATTGCACGAGGCGAACCTGTTCAAGGACAGAAAATCAGTCGTAATGTTCCTTAA
- a CDS encoding M67 family metallopeptidase: MIRISKKIIAEIEYHAEQTYPEECCGMMLGFSKNSIHFIEEVIKIDNSQDENRRRRFFITPEQYRQTEQLARALKMELLGFYHSHPDHPAAPSVFDTDHALPWFTYIIISVGQGKAAAMTAWLLNEKRTQFNERMIIVDSSPISSAARQFAHASHEL, encoded by the coding sequence ATGATACGAATATCAAAAAAGATTATCGCTGAGATTGAATACCATGCAGAACAAACGTACCCGGAAGAATGCTGCGGAATGATGCTGGGATTCAGCAAGAACAGTATTCATTTTATAGAAGAGGTCATCAAGATTGATAACAGTCAAGATGAAAACCGCCGCCGCCGATTTTTTATCACGCCGGAGCAATACCGGCAAACAGAACAACTTGCCAGGGCGTTGAAAATGGAACTGCTGGGATTTTATCATTCTCATCCAGATCATCCTGCCGCTCCCTCGGTATTCGATACAGATCATGCTCTGCCATGGTTTACGTACATCATTATCTCAGTGGGACAGGGTAAAGCTGCGGCGATGACCGCCTGGCTGTTAAATGAAAAACGCACTCAGTTCAATGAACGGATGATCATTGTAGATTCATCACCGATATCATCTGCTGCGCGGCAGTTTGCACACGCTTCGCATGAACTATGA
- the moeB gene encoding molybdopterin-synthase adenylyltransferase MoeB: MSIKIFIPTPLRPYTEKQDTVEVEGSTVEEALKNLTLKYRSLQQHLYSEQGTLRSYVNIYVNDNDIRYLSKEKTNVNETDSISIIPSIAGGVEVCEVETEEEVQLSKEEILRYSRHLIIPEVGMQGQKKLKAASVLLIGAGGLGSPLALYLAAAGVGKIGIVDYDVVDETNLQRQIMHTTSDVGRPKLESAKESITEINPNVIVEIYPVRLSSDNALELLKNYDVIVDGTDNFPTRYLVNDACVLLGKPNVYGSIFRFDGQVTVFDSKRGPCYRCLYPTPPPPGLVPSCAEGGVLGVLPGIIGTLQALETIKLILGEGEPLIGRLVLFDALKFKFREFSLKKNSECPVCGTVPTIHHLIDYEQFCGIESSVKPKFNFGMPEISVEELKGRIDRGDDLYILDVREPNEYEIANLGGHLIPLSELPDRVSELDPYKEIVVHCKSGGRSARAVRFLQNAGFKKVKNLAGGIDAWAQRIDPRIHRY, encoded by the coding sequence ATGTCAATCAAAATATTTATTCCGACTCCTCTCCGACCTTATACCGAGAAACAGGACACGGTTGAAGTGGAAGGGAGCACGGTAGAGGAAGCTCTGAAAAATCTCACATTAAAATACAGATCGCTACAGCAGCATCTCTATTCAGAACAGGGCACGCTGCGCAGTTATGTGAATATCTATGTCAACGACAACGATATCCGGTACTTATCAAAAGAGAAAACGAATGTGAATGAAACAGATTCCATAAGTATCATTCCATCTATTGCAGGAGGAGTCGAAGTCTGTGAAGTAGAAACAGAAGAAGAAGTTCAACTGTCGAAAGAAGAAATCCTGCGCTACAGCCGGCATCTCATCATACCTGAGGTAGGGATGCAAGGGCAGAAGAAATTAAAAGCTGCCAGTGTCCTTCTCATCGGTGCAGGCGGACTCGGTTCGCCGCTTGCACTCTATCTTGCTGCAGCAGGCGTTGGGAAAATCGGTATAGTGGATTATGATGTTGTCGATGAAACGAATTTACAGCGTCAGATCATGCATACTACGAGCGATGTCGGAAGACCCAAGCTTGAATCTGCAAAGGAATCGATAACAGAGATAAATCCCAACGTTATCGTCGAAATATATCCAGTGCGTCTATCATCTGACAATGCCCTCGAACTATTGAAGAACTATGATGTTATTGTGGACGGCACAGACAATTTTCCAACGCGGTATCTGGTCAATGACGCATGCGTGCTGCTCGGCAAACCGAATGTGTATGGATCTATTTTCCGGTTCGATGGACAGGTGACTGTCTTTGATTCGAAGCGAGGTCCATGTTATCGATGCTTGTATCCGACACCGCCACCGCCCGGACTCGTTCCGAGCTGTGCAGAAGGAGGAGTGCTGGGAGTTTTACCTGGAATTATCGGCACACTTCAGGCATTGGAGACAATCAAGTTGATACTTGGAGAAGGCGAACCATTAATCGGACGCCTCGTATTGTTCGACGCTCTCAAATTCAAGTTTCGTGAATTTTCTCTTAAAAAGAATTCGGAATGCCCAGTGTGCGGTACTGTTCCGACGATCCATCATTTGATAGACTATGAACAATTTTGCGGAATAGAATCGTCCGTTAAGCCGAAATTTAATTTTGGTATGCCGGAAATTTCTGTAGAAGAATTAAAAGGCCGGATCGACCGCGGTGATGATCTCTATATTCTGGATGTGCGAGAACCGAATGAGTACGAAATTGCCAACCTTGGCGGACATCTGATTCCACTCTCGGAACTACCTGACCGTGTATCCGAACTCGATCCGTATAAAGAGATCGTTGTCCATTGCAAATCCGGTGGACGGAGTGCAAGAGCCGTGAGGTTTCTTCAAAATGCAGGATTTAAGAAAGTCAAGAACCTTGCCGGCGGAATTGATGCATGGGCTCAACGAATCGATCCCCGGATACATCGTTATTAA
- a CDS encoding SDR family NAD(P)-dependent oxidoreductase, whose protein sequence is MINENTNKVAVVTGGSRGIGLEIAKGLARDGFSIAIIARSQETLDDALKQVQIQSTSSSTKHTTYALDVSDFQEVHKTVDKIQKHYGRIELLVNCAGMYIAGTMNVTVQEFEQGLRVNLLGPFAFMQAVLPIMKSQKTGYIVNIASRGGKIGFAGDGAYGAGKFGLVGLSESLYRELADDNIKLTTLCPSWTNTDMAQEAKTPFSDSEMIQPSDILETIRWLLRLVPSTCIREVIIECKKAIH, encoded by the coding sequence ATGATAAACGAAAATACAAACAAAGTTGCCGTCGTTACAGGGGGGAGCCGGGGAATCGGATTAGAGATAGCAAAAGGCCTTGCACGTGACGGTTTTTCAATTGCCATAATTGCACGTTCTCAGGAAACCCTGGATGATGCATTAAAACAAGTCCAAATCCAATCTACATCCTCTAGTACAAAACATACGACCTACGCATTAGATGTCTCCGATTTTCAGGAAGTGCATAAGACAGTTGACAAGATACAAAAACACTACGGCCGGATAGAGTTGCTCGTCAATTGTGCGGGAATGTACATAGCCGGAACAATGAATGTTACAGTTCAAGAATTTGAGCAAGGACTTCGTGTCAACCTCCTTGGACCGTTCGCATTTATGCAGGCAGTACTACCCATTATGAAATCTCAGAAAACAGGATACATCGTAAACATTGCATCTCGCGGCGGTAAAATCGGCTTTGCCGGCGATGGAGCGTACGGTGCTGGAAAATTTGGTCTTGTCGGTCTTTCCGAATCGTTATACAGGGAATTGGCAGATGATAATATCAAGCTCACAACATTATGCCCGTCATGGACGAACACCGATATGGCTCAAGAAGCGAAAACTCCATTTTCCGATTCTGAAATGATTCAACCTTCCGATATACTAGAGACTATCCGATGGCTCTTACGTCTCGTCCCTTCAACGTGCATCCGGGAAGTTATTATTGAATGCAAAAAAGCTATTCACTAG